The Clostridiaceae bacterium HFYG-1003 genome includes a window with the following:
- the fdhF gene encoding formate dehydrogenase subunit alpha yields METICGYCGCGCGIYVNVADDDTVLGITPSYNHVVSQGRLCSKGWHGYAFVRDSRRLASPLIRQADGSFREASWEEALDKVATGLKSAMGHGDNTDRIGLISSARCTNEENFLMAKLARAGLKTSSIDHCARLUHSPTVEGLSTSFGTGGATNPMDDISDADLILVIGSNTTEQHPLVSTRIFEALDRGAKLYVVDPRKIRLTDFAHGYAPIEPGTNLPMINAMIHTILREQLTDEEFIRTRTENYEEMKESVAECTPEWAESISRVPADTIREFARKYAAADKAMILFTMGVTQQTTAVKSIRALANLAMITGHVGRPSTGINPLRGQNNVQGAGDMGALPDFLPGYQRPEWPATKERFSRIWGDFSCLRGNNIIQMFNLIDEGIMNAVYVVGENPVLSDPDQTHTIHCLEKVPFLVVQDIFLTETAQFADVVLPAASFLEREGTYTNTDRRVQMIHEVIHPIGKSRPDWQIMIEIMKRIGMEVDYQNPSDIMDEINVATDIYGGITHDRIREVGIQWPCPDPTHPGTPILHVGEFKRGKGLFTVNDFEFLGDQRSEEYPFLLTTGRVTHQYHTGTMTRKVWTLALEYPEGFVEINTKDAKDLGIRDHQRVRITSARGSIVAPAMVTDRINEKTLFVPFHFAESPANRLTGQNLDPIINIPALKVSAVRIEVE; encoded by the coding sequence GTGGAAACTATTTGTGGCTACTGTGGCTGCGGCTGCGGGATTTATGTCAATGTAGCGGACGATGATACCGTGCTGGGCATTACGCCGAGCTATAATCATGTGGTCAGCCAGGGCAGGCTTTGCTCCAAGGGGTGGCATGGCTACGCGTTTGTCCGGGATTCCCGCCGCCTGGCGTCTCCTTTAATCCGTCAGGCGGACGGATCATTCCGGGAAGCCAGCTGGGAGGAAGCGCTGGATAAAGTGGCGACAGGCCTGAAATCTGCCATGGGGCACGGAGATAACACGGACCGTATCGGCCTGATTTCTTCCGCTCGCTGCACCAATGAAGAAAATTTCCTGATGGCCAAACTGGCCCGGGCCGGGTTAAAGACGAGCAGCATCGACCATTGTGCCCGTCTCTGACACAGCCCCACAGTAGAAGGTCTTTCTACATCTTTTGGCACCGGTGGTGCCACCAATCCAATGGATGACATTTCGGATGCCGATCTGATCCTGGTGATTGGCTCCAACACCACGGAACAGCATCCTCTGGTCAGTACTCGAATCTTTGAAGCGTTGGACCGTGGAGCTAAGCTGTATGTGGTCGATCCCCGCAAAATCCGGCTGACAGATTTTGCCCATGGGTACGCGCCCATTGAGCCGGGAACGAACCTGCCCATGATCAATGCCATGATTCATACCATCCTCAGGGAACAGCTCACCGATGAAGAATTTATCAGAACCCGGACAGAAAACTATGAAGAAATGAAGGAGTCGGTGGCGGAGTGTACGCCGGAATGGGCGGAATCCATTTCCCGGGTGCCGGCTGATACGATCCGCGAGTTTGCCCGGAAATATGCAGCGGCGGATAAGGCGATGATTCTCTTCACCATGGGGGTAACTCAGCAGACGACGGCCGTCAAAAGCATCCGTGCCCTGGCGAATCTCGCCATGATCACCGGGCATGTCGGGCGACCATCAACGGGAATTAATCCTTTGCGCGGCCAGAACAATGTTCAGGGAGCGGGGGATATGGGCGCTCTGCCGGATTTCCTGCCGGGTTACCAGCGTCCGGAGTGGCCGGCAACGAAAGAGCGCTTTTCCAGAATCTGGGGAGACTTTTCCTGCCTGAGAGGCAATAACATCATTCAAATGTTCAACCTCATCGATGAAGGCATAATGAACGCCGTCTACGTCGTTGGGGAAAACCCTGTGCTTTCCGACCCCGACCAGACCCATACCATCCATTGTCTGGAAAAGGTGCCATTCCTGGTGGTACAGGATATCTTTCTGACGGAAACCGCTCAGTTTGCTGATGTGGTTCTGCCCGCCGCCAGTTTCCTGGAGCGGGAAGGAACCTATACCAATACCGACCGCAGGGTGCAGATGATTCATGAAGTAATACATCCCATCGGCAAATCCAGGCCGGACTGGCAGATCATGATTGAAATTATGAAGCGGATCGGAATGGAGGTGGATTACCAGAATCCATCCGATATCATGGATGAAATTAACGTCGCGACGGATATCTACGGCGGCATTACCCACGATCGAATCCGGGAAGTCGGCATTCAGTGGCCCTGTCCGGACCCGACCCATCCCGGAACTCCGATTCTGCATGTCGGAGAGTTCAAGCGGGGCAAGGGGCTGTTTACCGTCAATGATTTTGAATTCCTGGGCGATCAGCGCAGCGAGGAATATCCGTTCCTGCTGACCACGGGAAGAGTCACCCATCAATATCATACCGGCACCATGACCCGGAAAGTCTGGACGCTGGCACTGGAATATCCCGAAGGCTTTGTGGAAATCAATACCAAGGATGCTAAAGATCTTGGCATCAGGGACCACCAGCGGGTTCGAATTACATCAGCCCGCGGCAGCATTGTCGCACCAGCGATGGTAACGGACCGCATCAATGAGAAGACCCTGTTTGTCCCGTTCCATTTTGCTGAATCCCCAGCCAATCGGCTGACGGGTCAGAATCTTGACCCGATTATCAATATTCCGGCCCTGAAAGTTTCAGCCGTACGAATTGAGGTGGAATAA
- a CDS encoding alpha/beta fold hydrolase codes for MEEGLINVQGKNIWYGVFGKEKPGTPLLVVHGGPGFCSILEPGEGLSENRPVYLYDQLGSLRSEKANSLEDYTVDYFVEELMQVIKSLDLEKVILMGFSWGGGLTTKYVLDKKPAEVTALILNSPFLSAQAFTEDVRKNMSRLPETVRHTIDRLEQENNFGEEYEGAILEYYKVFGCRARPLPRIVGEMMATANYETSYLMSIGIIKKIE; via the coding sequence TTGGAAGAAGGCTTGATCAATGTCCAAGGCAAGAATATCTGGTATGGTGTGTTCGGCAAAGAAAAACCTGGGACACCGCTCCTGGTGGTTCACGGAGGACCTGGTTTCTGCTCAATCCTGGAGCCCGGTGAAGGCTTGTCAGAGAATCGTCCAGTGTATCTTTACGACCAGCTTGGCAGTTTGAGATCCGAAAAAGCGAACAGTTTAGAAGATTATACTGTGGATTATTTCGTTGAGGAACTGATGCAAGTCATCAAATCACTTGATCTGGAGAAGGTAATACTCATGGGATTTTCTTGGGGTGGTGGGTTGACCACAAAGTATGTGCTGGATAAGAAACCAGCTGAAGTCACTGCCCTGATCCTCAATTCCCCTTTCTTAAGCGCTCAGGCTTTTACAGAGGATGTCCGCAAAAATATGTCTCGACTCCCTGAAACTGTCCGGCATACCATTGACCGACTTGAACAGGAGAACAATTTTGGCGAAGAGTATGAGGGAGCAATTCTCGAGTATTACAAGGTCTTTGGCTGTCGGGCCAGACCTCTGCCTCGAATTGTCGGAGAAATGATGGCAACTGCAAATTATGAGACCAGCTATTTAATGTCAATAGGGATCATCAAGAAAATTGAATGA